The following are from one region of the Salminus brasiliensis chromosome 14, fSalBra1.hap2, whole genome shotgun sequence genome:
- the nfascb gene encoding neurofascin isoform X1: MRTERWWEFLATFTFLLRIWIVVSVTEIPPNVRQPPMITKQSVQDHIVEPTDPITVECEATGNPPPVFTWTRNGVYLNVARDPQVSMKRRSGTLEIFFWGRPEDYEGLYQCTATNEFGSAVSSHIHLRVSKARSWLKEYLEPVSVFVGLPLILPCNPPVGPPKPQTYWMNSSMVPIRQDRRVSMAENGDLYFSSIVAEDSLTNYVCTARFPNSNTIQQKPPLILQVLTARMAAQIAPKFMKPKGTASTQIGMLGEELVLECFASGVPAPTIKWTKDWEALTMSGMKLENFNKTLRIKKVSMEDGGDYICTASNRMGYLDHIITVRVKSAPFWVEKPESLVLSRDDSGQIVCQADGIPRPRIQWLVNGEPIEDAPKSPGRQVSGDTLTFRSVVPDSTAVFQCNASNQYGYILANAFLAVMDMKPRLLGFRDQLVKVTEGSQTLLHCPYFGSPKPDLRWSKGGIGSLEGGRFRVLSNGTLEIKRTKLQDQGTYVCVASNVIGRDEMDVQLEVKEPTKILRAPHNVIVIKGSLARFDCKIQTDPTLDVTVTWLKDKKFLILGRRMTKDEDSLSIADVYRRDEGMYTCRIKSEVEEISVSAKLTVMGMQNIHIHTQKNNTHSSARKANPPFHLLYLDRPDPPTDLEVSDPSERSARLTWVPGLSNHSPIKEYLVQYTEDLLADYWLVPSGWKNLTSYPGHLNSVMLKLMPFVEYQFRVIAINGIGPSRPSKPSVYYETGGAVPDAIPKNIKGVGTGIFRNNMEISWEPLEYREWNGPKLGYMVWWRRRDSREEWKNYTTYWWCSHIIYETDTFTPYEIKVQAINDFGLGPESPIVIGFSGEDRPTVAPTDLRVSDVESTKLTVHWQPVPRDSINGEIKEYTVYFWRESSRLPHHGVNRRIKSKSFKANGPRLSGSLTGLIPYSNYMMYIVVANNRFEGPPSHRIEFQTLEGVPSVPRSFRIMHRHYDTIYLDWEEPAEPNGILTGYILRYQTLNVSVGERVQVEHLPPNTTYFSMRRFDRYTRYKFSLAARTQIGVGEAVTEESPHFTTEEYTRDQVDIATQGWFIGLMCAIALFVLLMLTVFFIKRSRGGKYPVRDKRDFALGPLDDKEEGSFDYRSLERITRLSTLPYSRREEESRQGRSQGSIEDMQKRTNSDDSLMEYGEGDEIEFNEDGSFIGEYTGTSKRDRDSSQYHESSEATSPVAIYSFA, from the exons ATGAGGACTGAGAGATGGTGGGAATTTCTGGCCACATTCACTTTCCTGCTGCGAATATGGATAGTGGTTTCTGTGACGGAAATCCCTCCTAATG TGAGACAGCCACCTATGATAACTAAGCAGAGTGTTCAAGATCACATTGTGGAGCCGACTGATCCCATTACAGTGGAATGTGAAGCCACTGGAAACCCCCCTCCAGT CTTCACTTGGACTCGTAATGGCGTGTATCTGAATGTGGCGCGGGACCCTCAGGTCTCCATGAAAAGACGTTCTGGCACGCTGGAGATTTTTTTCTGGGGACGGCCTGAAGATTACGAGGGCTTGTACCAGTGCACAGCTACGAATGAGTTTGGCTCGGCTGTGTCCAGTCATATTCATTTGCGTGTCTCCA AGGCTCGTTCATGGCTGAAGGAGTATTTGGAGccagtgtctgtgtttgtcGGACTTCCTCTTATTCTGCCGTGTAATCCTCCAGTTGGCCCTCCCAAACCCCAGACCTACTGGATGAACAGCT CGATGGTACCAATCCGGCAGGACCGTAGAGTATCGATGGCAGAGAATGGAGACCTGTACTTCTCCAGTATCGTCGCTGAGGACTCTCTCACGAACTATGTCTGCACAGCCCGCTTTCCTAACTCCAACACCATCCAGCAGAAACCTCCACTCATCCTTCAGGTGCTCACAG CCCGAATGGCAGCTCAGATTGCTCCCAAATTCATGAAGCCCAAAGGGACAGCCAGCACTCAGATTGGCATGCTGGGAGAGGAGCTTGTCCTGGAGTGTTTTGCTTCTGGAGT TCCAGCTCCCACCATCAAATGGACTAAAGACTGGGAAGCACTGACCATGTCAGGCATGAAGCTAGAGAACTTCAATAAAACTCTGCGCATCAAGAAGGTCTCTATGGAAGATGGAGGCGACTATATCTGCACTGCCAGCAACAGGATGGGCTACCTGGaccatatcatcactgtcagagTCAAAT CGGCTCCCTTTTGGGTCGAGAAGCCGGAGAGTCTAGTTCTTTCTCGAGATGATAGCGGGCAGATAGTATGTCAGGCTGATGGAATCCCCAGACCTCGGATACAATGGCTAGTAAATGGAGAACCAATTGAGG ATGCTCCTAAGAGTCCAGGTAGACAGGTATCTGGAGACACTCTGACATTTCGCTCTGTGGTACCAGACAGCACAGCTGTGTTCCAGTGTAATGCATCCAACCAATATGGCTACATACTGGCCAATGCCTTCCTTGCAGTCATGG ACATGAAGCCTCGATTGCTGGGCTTTAGAGACCAGTTGGTTAAAGTGACTGAAGGTAGTCAGACTCTTCTGCACTGTCCATATTTTGGATCCCCAAAACCAGACTTGCGGTG gtcaaAAGGTGGGATAGGTTCGTTAGAGGGAGGTCGTTTTAGAGTCCTCTCAAATGGGACACTTGAGATCAAGCGCACCAAACTCCAGGACCAAGGAACGTATGTCTGCGTTGCCAGCAATGTCATCGGGCGAGACGAGATGGACGTACAGCTGGAAGTCAAAG AGCCCACTAAAATCCTCCGTGCCCCACATAACGTGATTGTGATAAAGGGGAGCTTGGCACGCTTTGACTGTAAGATCCAAACTGACCCAACCTTGGACGTGACTGTCACCTGGCTCAAGGACAAAAAGTTCCTGATCTTAGGTAGAAG GATGACAAAGGATGAGGACTCTCTGAGCATCGCTGATGTGTATAGAAGAGATGAGGGGATGTACACATGCAGAATTAAGAGTGAAGTGGAGGAGATCAGTGTATCAGCCAAACTCACTGTGATGGGTATGCagaatatacacatacacacacagaaaaacaacacacacagtagtgcAAGGAAGGCTAACCCTCCATTTCATCTTCTTTATTTAGATCGTCCTGACCCCCCTACAGACCTAGAGGTGTCTGATCCATCTGAGAGGAGTGCTAGACTCACTTGGGTACCAGGACTGAGCAACCACAGCCCTATCAAAG AGTATCTTGTGCAATATACTGAAGATCTCCTCGCTGACTATTGGCTAGTACCGAGTGGCTGGAAGAACCTGACCAGTTACCCTGGCCACCTGAACTCGGTTATGCTGAAACTCATGCCATTTGTTGAGTACCAGTTCCGAGTTATCGCAATCAATGGCATCGGCCCCAGCAGGCCCAGCAAGCCATCTGTGTATTACGAGACTGGTGGAGCTG TGCCGGATGCCATCCCAAAAAACATTAAAGGAGTCGGGACTGGAATCTTCAGAAATAATATGGAGATCAGCTGGGAG CCGTTGGAGTATAGAGAGTGGAACGGGCCAAAGCTCGGCTACATGGTGTGGTGGAGGCGGAGGGACTCCAGAGAGGAGTGGAAGAATTACACCACCTACTGGTGGTGCAGTCACATCATCTACGAGACAGACACATTCACACCCTACGAGATCAAAGTACAGGCCATCAATGACTTTGGCCTTGGTCCAGAGTCCCCCATTGTCATCGGCTTCTCTGGGGAGGATC GTCCCACTGTTGCTCCCACTGACCTGCGGGTCTCGGATGTTGAGAGCACGAAACTGACAGTCCATTGGCAGCCTGTGCCTCGAGACAGCATCAACGGAGAGATTAAGGAGTACACG GTGTATTTCTGGCGCGAGAGCAGCCGTCTTCCTCATCATGGAGTCAACAGAAGGATTAAGTCCAAGAGTTTCAAAGCTAATGGTCCACGGCTTTCCGGTAGCCTTACTGGTCTCATTCCCTACAGCAACTACATGATGTACATTGTTGTGGCCAACAACCGCTTTGAGGGTCCACCCAGCCACAGGATTGAGTTCCAGACACTTGAGGGAG tgcCATCTGTCCCCAGGTCATTCAGGATCATGCACAGGCATTATGACACCATCTACTTGGACTGGGAAGAGCCTGCAGAACCCAACGGCATCCTCACTGGATATATCCTCAGATACCAGACAT TGAATGTGTCTGTGGGAGAGAGGGTGCAAGTGGAGCACCTCCCCCCCAACACCACCTACTTCTCAATGCGGCGCTTCGACCGCTACACTCGCTACAAGTTCTCTCTGGCAGCCCGGACTCAGATCGGAGTTGGTGAGGCGGTTACAGAGGAGTCACCCCATTTCACAACTGAAG AATATACCCGGGATCAAGTGGATATAGCCACTCAGGGATGGTTCATTGGCTTGATGTGTGCCATTGCACTCTTCGTTCTCCTCATGCTTACGGTCTTCTTCATCAAAAGGAGTCGTGGGGGAAAGTATCCAG TGCGGGACAAGCGAGATTTTGCACTTGGTCCTCTGGATGATAAGGAAGAGGGGAGTTTTGACTACAG GTCTCTTGAAAG GATAACGCGATTGTCCACCCTACCTTACTCCAGGCG AGAGGAGGAAAGTCGTCAGGGTCGTAGTCAGGGGTCTATCGAAGACATGCAGAAGAGGACAAACAGCGATGACAGCCTGATGGAATATGGAGAGGGGGATGAGATCGAATTCAATGAAGATGGCTCTTTTATTGGAGAGTACACAGGCACcagtaagagagacagagacagcagCCAGTACCACGAGAGCTCCGAGGCCACCTCCCCGGTCGCCATCTACTCTTTTGCATAA
- the nfascb gene encoding neurofascin isoform X2 encodes MRTERWWEFLATFTFLLRIWIVVSVTEIPPNVRQPPMITKQSVQDHIVEPTDPITVECEATGNPPPVFTWTRNGVYLNVARDPQVSMKRRSGTLEIFFWGRPEDYEGLYQCTATNEFGSAVSSHIHLRVSKARSWLKEYLEPVSVFVGLPLILPCNPPVGPPKPQTYWMNSSMVPIRQDRRVSMAENGDLYFSSIVAEDSLTNYVCTARFPNSNTIQQKPPLILQVLTARMAAQIAPKFMKPKGTASTQIGMLGEELVLECFASGVPAPTIKWTKDWEALTMSGMKLENFNKTLRIKKVSMEDGGDYICTASNRMGYLDHIITVRVKSAPFWVEKPESLVLSRDDSGQIVCQADGIPRPRIQWLVNGEPIEDAPKSPGRQVSGDTLTFRSVVPDSTAVFQCNASNQYGYILANAFLAVMDMKPRLLGFRDQLVKVTEGSQTLLHCPYFGSPKPDLRWSKGGIGSLEGGRFRVLSNGTLEIKRTKLQDQGTYVCVASNVIGRDEMDVQLEVKEPTKILRAPHNVIVIKGSLARFDCKIQTDPTLDVTVTWLKDKKFLILGRRMTKDEDSLSIADVYRRDEGMYTCRIKSEVEEISVSAKLTVMGMQNIHIHTQKNNTHSSARKANPPFHLLYLDRPDPPTDLEVSDPSERSARLTWVPGLSNHSPIKEYLVQYTEDLLADYWLVPSGWKNLTSYPGHLNSVMLKLMPFVEYQFRVIAINGIGPSRPSKPSVYYETGGAVPDAIPKNIKGVGTGIFRNNMEISWEPLEYREWNGPKLGYMVWWRRRDSREEWKNYTTYWWCSHIIYETDTFTPYEIKVQAINDFGLGPESPIVIGFSGEDRPTVAPTDLRVSDVESTKLTVHWQPVPRDSINGEIKEYTVYFWRESSRLPHHGVNRRIKSKSFKANGPRLSGSLTGLIPYSNYMMYIVVANNRFEGPPSHRIEFQTLEGVPSVPRSFRIMHRHYDTIYLDWEEPAEPNGILTGYILRYQTLNVSVGERVQVEHLPPNTTYFSMRRFDRYTRYKFSLAARTQIGVGEAVTEESPHFTTEEYTRDQVDIATQGWFIGLMCAIALFVLLMLTVFFIKRSRGGKYPVRDKRDFALGPLDDKEEGSFDYRITRLSTLPYSRREEESRQGRSQGSIEDMQKRTNSDDSLMEYGEGDEIEFNEDGSFIGEYTGTSKRDRDSSQYHESSEATSPVAIYSFA; translated from the exons ATGAGGACTGAGAGATGGTGGGAATTTCTGGCCACATTCACTTTCCTGCTGCGAATATGGATAGTGGTTTCTGTGACGGAAATCCCTCCTAATG TGAGACAGCCACCTATGATAACTAAGCAGAGTGTTCAAGATCACATTGTGGAGCCGACTGATCCCATTACAGTGGAATGTGAAGCCACTGGAAACCCCCCTCCAGT CTTCACTTGGACTCGTAATGGCGTGTATCTGAATGTGGCGCGGGACCCTCAGGTCTCCATGAAAAGACGTTCTGGCACGCTGGAGATTTTTTTCTGGGGACGGCCTGAAGATTACGAGGGCTTGTACCAGTGCACAGCTACGAATGAGTTTGGCTCGGCTGTGTCCAGTCATATTCATTTGCGTGTCTCCA AGGCTCGTTCATGGCTGAAGGAGTATTTGGAGccagtgtctgtgtttgtcGGACTTCCTCTTATTCTGCCGTGTAATCCTCCAGTTGGCCCTCCCAAACCCCAGACCTACTGGATGAACAGCT CGATGGTACCAATCCGGCAGGACCGTAGAGTATCGATGGCAGAGAATGGAGACCTGTACTTCTCCAGTATCGTCGCTGAGGACTCTCTCACGAACTATGTCTGCACAGCCCGCTTTCCTAACTCCAACACCATCCAGCAGAAACCTCCACTCATCCTTCAGGTGCTCACAG CCCGAATGGCAGCTCAGATTGCTCCCAAATTCATGAAGCCCAAAGGGACAGCCAGCACTCAGATTGGCATGCTGGGAGAGGAGCTTGTCCTGGAGTGTTTTGCTTCTGGAGT TCCAGCTCCCACCATCAAATGGACTAAAGACTGGGAAGCACTGACCATGTCAGGCATGAAGCTAGAGAACTTCAATAAAACTCTGCGCATCAAGAAGGTCTCTATGGAAGATGGAGGCGACTATATCTGCACTGCCAGCAACAGGATGGGCTACCTGGaccatatcatcactgtcagagTCAAAT CGGCTCCCTTTTGGGTCGAGAAGCCGGAGAGTCTAGTTCTTTCTCGAGATGATAGCGGGCAGATAGTATGTCAGGCTGATGGAATCCCCAGACCTCGGATACAATGGCTAGTAAATGGAGAACCAATTGAGG ATGCTCCTAAGAGTCCAGGTAGACAGGTATCTGGAGACACTCTGACATTTCGCTCTGTGGTACCAGACAGCACAGCTGTGTTCCAGTGTAATGCATCCAACCAATATGGCTACATACTGGCCAATGCCTTCCTTGCAGTCATGG ACATGAAGCCTCGATTGCTGGGCTTTAGAGACCAGTTGGTTAAAGTGACTGAAGGTAGTCAGACTCTTCTGCACTGTCCATATTTTGGATCCCCAAAACCAGACTTGCGGTG gtcaaAAGGTGGGATAGGTTCGTTAGAGGGAGGTCGTTTTAGAGTCCTCTCAAATGGGACACTTGAGATCAAGCGCACCAAACTCCAGGACCAAGGAACGTATGTCTGCGTTGCCAGCAATGTCATCGGGCGAGACGAGATGGACGTACAGCTGGAAGTCAAAG AGCCCACTAAAATCCTCCGTGCCCCACATAACGTGATTGTGATAAAGGGGAGCTTGGCACGCTTTGACTGTAAGATCCAAACTGACCCAACCTTGGACGTGACTGTCACCTGGCTCAAGGACAAAAAGTTCCTGATCTTAGGTAGAAG GATGACAAAGGATGAGGACTCTCTGAGCATCGCTGATGTGTATAGAAGAGATGAGGGGATGTACACATGCAGAATTAAGAGTGAAGTGGAGGAGATCAGTGTATCAGCCAAACTCACTGTGATGGGTATGCagaatatacacatacacacacagaaaaacaacacacacagtagtgcAAGGAAGGCTAACCCTCCATTTCATCTTCTTTATTTAGATCGTCCTGACCCCCCTACAGACCTAGAGGTGTCTGATCCATCTGAGAGGAGTGCTAGACTCACTTGGGTACCAGGACTGAGCAACCACAGCCCTATCAAAG AGTATCTTGTGCAATATACTGAAGATCTCCTCGCTGACTATTGGCTAGTACCGAGTGGCTGGAAGAACCTGACCAGTTACCCTGGCCACCTGAACTCGGTTATGCTGAAACTCATGCCATTTGTTGAGTACCAGTTCCGAGTTATCGCAATCAATGGCATCGGCCCCAGCAGGCCCAGCAAGCCATCTGTGTATTACGAGACTGGTGGAGCTG TGCCGGATGCCATCCCAAAAAACATTAAAGGAGTCGGGACTGGAATCTTCAGAAATAATATGGAGATCAGCTGGGAG CCGTTGGAGTATAGAGAGTGGAACGGGCCAAAGCTCGGCTACATGGTGTGGTGGAGGCGGAGGGACTCCAGAGAGGAGTGGAAGAATTACACCACCTACTGGTGGTGCAGTCACATCATCTACGAGACAGACACATTCACACCCTACGAGATCAAAGTACAGGCCATCAATGACTTTGGCCTTGGTCCAGAGTCCCCCATTGTCATCGGCTTCTCTGGGGAGGATC GTCCCACTGTTGCTCCCACTGACCTGCGGGTCTCGGATGTTGAGAGCACGAAACTGACAGTCCATTGGCAGCCTGTGCCTCGAGACAGCATCAACGGAGAGATTAAGGAGTACACG GTGTATTTCTGGCGCGAGAGCAGCCGTCTTCCTCATCATGGAGTCAACAGAAGGATTAAGTCCAAGAGTTTCAAAGCTAATGGTCCACGGCTTTCCGGTAGCCTTACTGGTCTCATTCCCTACAGCAACTACATGATGTACATTGTTGTGGCCAACAACCGCTTTGAGGGTCCACCCAGCCACAGGATTGAGTTCCAGACACTTGAGGGAG tgcCATCTGTCCCCAGGTCATTCAGGATCATGCACAGGCATTATGACACCATCTACTTGGACTGGGAAGAGCCTGCAGAACCCAACGGCATCCTCACTGGATATATCCTCAGATACCAGACAT TGAATGTGTCTGTGGGAGAGAGGGTGCAAGTGGAGCACCTCCCCCCCAACACCACCTACTTCTCAATGCGGCGCTTCGACCGCTACACTCGCTACAAGTTCTCTCTGGCAGCCCGGACTCAGATCGGAGTTGGTGAGGCGGTTACAGAGGAGTCACCCCATTTCACAACTGAAG AATATACCCGGGATCAAGTGGATATAGCCACTCAGGGATGGTTCATTGGCTTGATGTGTGCCATTGCACTCTTCGTTCTCCTCATGCTTACGGTCTTCTTCATCAAAAGGAGTCGTGGGGGAAAGTATCCAG TGCGGGACAAGCGAGATTTTGCACTTGGTCCTCTGGATGATAAGGAAGAGGGGAGTTTTGACTACAG GATAACGCGATTGTCCACCCTACCTTACTCCAGGCG AGAGGAGGAAAGTCGTCAGGGTCGTAGTCAGGGGTCTATCGAAGACATGCAGAAGAGGACAAACAGCGATGACAGCCTGATGGAATATGGAGAGGGGGATGAGATCGAATTCAATGAAGATGGCTCTTTTATTGGAGAGTACACAGGCACcagtaagagagacagagacagcagCCAGTACCACGAGAGCTCCGAGGCCACCTCCCCGGTCGCCATCTACTCTTTTGCATAA
- the nfascb gene encoding neurofascin isoform X3 — translation MRTERWWEFLATFTFLLRIWIVVSVTEIPPNVRQPPMITKQSVQDHIVEPTDPITVECEATGNPPPVFTWTRNGVYLNVARDPQVSMKRRSGTLEIFFWGRPEDYEGLYQCTATNEFGSAVSSHIHLRVSKARSWLKEYLEPVSVFVGLPLILPCNPPVGPPKPQTYWMNSSMVPIRQDRRVSMAENGDLYFSSIVAEDSLTNYVCTARFPNSNTIQQKPPLILQVLTARMAAQIAPKFMKPKGTASTQIGMLGEELVLECFASGVPAPTIKWTKDWEALTMSGMKLENFNKTLRIKKVSMEDGGDYICTASNRMGYLDHIITVRVKSAPFWVEKPESLVLSRDDSGQIVCQADGIPRPRIQWLVNGEPIEDAPKSPGRQVSGDTLTFRSVVPDSTAVFQCNASNQYGYILANAFLAVMDMKPRLLGFRDQLVKVTEGSQTLLHCPYFGSPKPDLRWSKGGIGSLEGGRFRVLSNGTLEIKRTKLQDQGTYVCVASNVIGRDEMDVQLEVKEPTKILRAPHNVIVIKGSLARFDCKIQTDPTLDVTVTWLKDKKFLILGRRMTKDEDSLSIADVYRRDEGMYTCRIKSEVEEISVSAKLTVMDRPDPPTDLEVSDPSERSARLTWVPGLSNHSPIKEYLVQYTEDLLADYWLVPSGWKNLTSYPGHLNSVMLKLMPFVEYQFRVIAINGIGPSRPSKPSVYYETGGAVPDAIPKNIKGVGTGIFRNNMEISWEPLEYREWNGPKLGYMVWWRRRDSREEWKNYTTYWWCSHIIYETDTFTPYEIKVQAINDFGLGPESPIVIGFSGEDRPTVAPTDLRVSDVESTKLTVHWQPVPRDSINGEIKEYTVYFWRESSRLPHHGVNRRIKSKSFKANGPRLSGSLTGLIPYSNYMMYIVVANNRFEGPPSHRIEFQTLEGVPSVPRSFRIMHRHYDTIYLDWEEPAEPNGILTGYILRYQTLNVSVGERVQVEHLPPNTTYFSMRRFDRYTRYKFSLAARTQIGVGEAVTEESPHFTTEEYTRDQVDIATQGWFIGLMCAIALFVLLMLTVFFIKRSRGGKYPVRDKRDFALGPLDDKEEGSFDYRSLERITRLSTLPYSRREEESRQGRSQGSIEDMQKRTNSDDSLMEYGEGDEIEFNEDGSFIGEYTGTSKRDRDSSQYHESSEATSPVAIYSFA, via the exons ATGAGGACTGAGAGATGGTGGGAATTTCTGGCCACATTCACTTTCCTGCTGCGAATATGGATAGTGGTTTCTGTGACGGAAATCCCTCCTAATG TGAGACAGCCACCTATGATAACTAAGCAGAGTGTTCAAGATCACATTGTGGAGCCGACTGATCCCATTACAGTGGAATGTGAAGCCACTGGAAACCCCCCTCCAGT CTTCACTTGGACTCGTAATGGCGTGTATCTGAATGTGGCGCGGGACCCTCAGGTCTCCATGAAAAGACGTTCTGGCACGCTGGAGATTTTTTTCTGGGGACGGCCTGAAGATTACGAGGGCTTGTACCAGTGCACAGCTACGAATGAGTTTGGCTCGGCTGTGTCCAGTCATATTCATTTGCGTGTCTCCA AGGCTCGTTCATGGCTGAAGGAGTATTTGGAGccagtgtctgtgtttgtcGGACTTCCTCTTATTCTGCCGTGTAATCCTCCAGTTGGCCCTCCCAAACCCCAGACCTACTGGATGAACAGCT CGATGGTACCAATCCGGCAGGACCGTAGAGTATCGATGGCAGAGAATGGAGACCTGTACTTCTCCAGTATCGTCGCTGAGGACTCTCTCACGAACTATGTCTGCACAGCCCGCTTTCCTAACTCCAACACCATCCAGCAGAAACCTCCACTCATCCTTCAGGTGCTCACAG CCCGAATGGCAGCTCAGATTGCTCCCAAATTCATGAAGCCCAAAGGGACAGCCAGCACTCAGATTGGCATGCTGGGAGAGGAGCTTGTCCTGGAGTGTTTTGCTTCTGGAGT TCCAGCTCCCACCATCAAATGGACTAAAGACTGGGAAGCACTGACCATGTCAGGCATGAAGCTAGAGAACTTCAATAAAACTCTGCGCATCAAGAAGGTCTCTATGGAAGATGGAGGCGACTATATCTGCACTGCCAGCAACAGGATGGGCTACCTGGaccatatcatcactgtcagagTCAAAT CGGCTCCCTTTTGGGTCGAGAAGCCGGAGAGTCTAGTTCTTTCTCGAGATGATAGCGGGCAGATAGTATGTCAGGCTGATGGAATCCCCAGACCTCGGATACAATGGCTAGTAAATGGAGAACCAATTGAGG ATGCTCCTAAGAGTCCAGGTAGACAGGTATCTGGAGACACTCTGACATTTCGCTCTGTGGTACCAGACAGCACAGCTGTGTTCCAGTGTAATGCATCCAACCAATATGGCTACATACTGGCCAATGCCTTCCTTGCAGTCATGG ACATGAAGCCTCGATTGCTGGGCTTTAGAGACCAGTTGGTTAAAGTGACTGAAGGTAGTCAGACTCTTCTGCACTGTCCATATTTTGGATCCCCAAAACCAGACTTGCGGTG gtcaaAAGGTGGGATAGGTTCGTTAGAGGGAGGTCGTTTTAGAGTCCTCTCAAATGGGACACTTGAGATCAAGCGCACCAAACTCCAGGACCAAGGAACGTATGTCTGCGTTGCCAGCAATGTCATCGGGCGAGACGAGATGGACGTACAGCTGGAAGTCAAAG AGCCCACTAAAATCCTCCGTGCCCCACATAACGTGATTGTGATAAAGGGGAGCTTGGCACGCTTTGACTGTAAGATCCAAACTGACCCAACCTTGGACGTGACTGTCACCTGGCTCAAGGACAAAAAGTTCCTGATCTTAGGTAGAAG GATGACAAAGGATGAGGACTCTCTGAGCATCGCTGATGTGTATAGAAGAGATGAGGGGATGTACACATGCAGAATTAAGAGTGAAGTGGAGGAGATCAGTGTATCAGCCAAACTCACTGTGATGG ATCGTCCTGACCCCCCTACAGACCTAGAGGTGTCTGATCCATCTGAGAGGAGTGCTAGACTCACTTGGGTACCAGGACTGAGCAACCACAGCCCTATCAAAG AGTATCTTGTGCAATATACTGAAGATCTCCTCGCTGACTATTGGCTAGTACCGAGTGGCTGGAAGAACCTGACCAGTTACCCTGGCCACCTGAACTCGGTTATGCTGAAACTCATGCCATTTGTTGAGTACCAGTTCCGAGTTATCGCAATCAATGGCATCGGCCCCAGCAGGCCCAGCAAGCCATCTGTGTATTACGAGACTGGTGGAGCTG TGCCGGATGCCATCCCAAAAAACATTAAAGGAGTCGGGACTGGAATCTTCAGAAATAATATGGAGATCAGCTGGGAG CCGTTGGAGTATAGAGAGTGGAACGGGCCAAAGCTCGGCTACATGGTGTGGTGGAGGCGGAGGGACTCCAGAGAGGAGTGGAAGAATTACACCACCTACTGGTGGTGCAGTCACATCATCTACGAGACAGACACATTCACACCCTACGAGATCAAAGTACAGGCCATCAATGACTTTGGCCTTGGTCCAGAGTCCCCCATTGTCATCGGCTTCTCTGGGGAGGATC GTCCCACTGTTGCTCCCACTGACCTGCGGGTCTCGGATGTTGAGAGCACGAAACTGACAGTCCATTGGCAGCCTGTGCCTCGAGACAGCATCAACGGAGAGATTAAGGAGTACACG GTGTATTTCTGGCGCGAGAGCAGCCGTCTTCCTCATCATGGAGTCAACAGAAGGATTAAGTCCAAGAGTTTCAAAGCTAATGGTCCACGGCTTTCCGGTAGCCTTACTGGTCTCATTCCCTACAGCAACTACATGATGTACATTGTTGTGGCCAACAACCGCTTTGAGGGTCCACCCAGCCACAGGATTGAGTTCCAGACACTTGAGGGAG tgcCATCTGTCCCCAGGTCATTCAGGATCATGCACAGGCATTATGACACCATCTACTTGGACTGGGAAGAGCCTGCAGAACCCAACGGCATCCTCACTGGATATATCCTCAGATACCAGACAT TGAATGTGTCTGTGGGAGAGAGGGTGCAAGTGGAGCACCTCCCCCCCAACACCACCTACTTCTCAATGCGGCGCTTCGACCGCTACACTCGCTACAAGTTCTCTCTGGCAGCCCGGACTCAGATCGGAGTTGGTGAGGCGGTTACAGAGGAGTCACCCCATTTCACAACTGAAG AATATACCCGGGATCAAGTGGATATAGCCACTCAGGGATGGTTCATTGGCTTGATGTGTGCCATTGCACTCTTCGTTCTCCTCATGCTTACGGTCTTCTTCATCAAAAGGAGTCGTGGGGGAAAGTATCCAG TGCGGGACAAGCGAGATTTTGCACTTGGTCCTCTGGATGATAAGGAAGAGGGGAGTTTTGACTACAG GTCTCTTGAAAG GATAACGCGATTGTCCACCCTACCTTACTCCAGGCG AGAGGAGGAAAGTCGTCAGGGTCGTAGTCAGGGGTCTATCGAAGACATGCAGAAGAGGACAAACAGCGATGACAGCCTGATGGAATATGGAGAGGGGGATGAGATCGAATTCAATGAAGATGGCTCTTTTATTGGAGAGTACACAGGCACcagtaagagagacagagacagcagCCAGTACCACGAGAGCTCCGAGGCCACCTCCCCGGTCGCCATCTACTCTTTTGCATAA